One Triticum dicoccoides isolate Atlit2015 ecotype Zavitan chromosome 5B, WEW_v2.0, whole genome shotgun sequence genomic window carries:
- the LOC119307355 gene encoding germin-like protein 8-4, which translates to MASSSSLFLLAVLLALVSWQAAAYDPSPLQDFCVADMKSPVRVNGFSCKDPMAVNTEDFFNPAMLDQPRDTKNSKVGSNVTNINVINFPGLNTLGISLARIDYGPLGVNTPHIHPRATELLTVLEGTLYLGFVTSNPNRLFSRVVKKGDVFVFPKAMIHFQMNLAHDKPAAALSSLSSQNPGVISIANAVFGSNPPISDDVLATAFQVEKKLIDWLQSQFWENNHY; encoded by the exons ATGGCCTCCTCTTCCTCGTTGTTTCTCCTCGCCGTGCTTCTTGCGCTGGTCTCATGGCAGGCCGCTGCCTATGATCCTAGCCCTCTGCAAGACTTCTGCGTCGCCGACATGAAGTCACCCG TGCGAGTAAATGGATTTTCTTGCAAGGACCCAATGGCCGTCAACACGGAAGATTTCTTCAATCCAGCCATGCTTGACCAACCTAGGGATACTAAGAACAGCAAGGTTGGGTCCAACGTCACCAATATTAATGTCATCAATTTTCCTGGCCTCAACACCCTTGGTATCTCGCTGGCACGCATCGACTATGGACCATTGGGCGTGAACACACCACATATACATCCCCGTGCCACTGAGCTCCTTACTGTGCTTGAGGGAACTCTCTACCTTGGATTTGTCACATCCAACCCAAATAGGCTCTTCTCCAGGGTGGTCAAGAAGGGTGACGTATTTGTGTTCCCGAAGGCAATGATCCACTTCCAAATGAATCTAGCGCATGACAAGCCAGCAGCTGCGTTGTCATCACTCAGCAGCCAAAACCCGGGAGTTATTTCTATTGCCAATGCAGTCTTTGGATCAAACCCACCCATTTCGGATGATGTTTTGGCCACGGCATTTCAGGTGGAAAAGAAACTGATTGATTGGCTCCAATCTCAGTTCTGGGAGAACAACCACTACTAA